In the genome of Phlebotomus papatasi isolate M1 chromosome 2, Ppap_2.1, whole genome shotgun sequence, one region contains:
- the LOC129802564 gene encoding cuticle protein 19.8-like, whose translation MKVFVVLSALVAFAAAAPSGAAILAAPALYAAAPLVSQYHSQDELGQYSYGYSGGPSAKTETKTFDGITRGAYSYIDANGQLQSVEYTADPLNGFRAAATNLPVAPVDTNVAPEPVKDTPEVVAARAQHLAAIDEAKIKSAELPVVETKILKEAEPIAPVTRLATPIAPIAPLAAPLAAPVAPLYLRASETIPARFGYAYQAPAYYNYAAPYSAFAYSAFPSTYIARPWAIPAAVAPFAPIPADTPEVAKAKEEHFAAVVEAKSRAAQ comes from the exons atgaaagtgtTCGTTGTGTTGTCCGCCCTCGTGGCTTTCGCTGCTGCTGCCCCATCAGGCGCTGCCATCCTTGCCGCCCCCGCATTGTACGCTGCCGCCCCCCTCGTCAGTCAATACCACTCACAG GATGAATTGGGACAATACTCATATGGCTACAGCGGTGGCCCATCTGCCAAGACTGAGACCAAGACCTTCGATGGAATCACCCGCGGTGCCTACAGCTACATCGATGCCAATGGTCAGCTCCAGTCCGTTGAATACACAGCCGATCCTCTGAACGGTTTCCGTGCCGCTGCTACCAACCTTCCAGTTGCCCCTGTTGACACAAACGTCGCCCCCGAACCCGTCAAGGACACCCCCGAAGTTGTGGCTGCACGTGCTCAACACCTGGCTGCCATTGACGAAGCCAAGATCAAGAGCGCCGAACTGCCCGTTGTGGAAACCAAAATCCTCAAGGAGGCCGAACCCATTGCCCCTGTGACCCGCCTTGCCACCCCCATTGCCCCAATTGCCCCACTGGCTGCCCCTCTGGCCGCTCCAGTTGCCCCTCTGTACCTGAGGGCATCTGAAACCATCCCAGCTCGCTTCGGCTATGCCTATCAAGCCCCTGCCTACTACAACTACGCTGCTCCCTACAGCGCCTTCGCCTACTCTGCCTTCCCAAGCACCTACATTGCTCGCCCCTGGGCCATCCCAGCTGCTGTGGCACCCTTCGCCCCCATCCCAGCCGACACCCCTGAAGTCGCCAAGGCGAAAGAGGAACACTTTGCCGCCGTCGTGGAGGCCAAGTCGCGTGCCGCCCAGTAA
- the LOC129802567 gene encoding protein PDF, protein MPQNCANFARIFGILLAWQLLMHVCLAMPAMDDDNYYNKELVREFAPWMMAPVAYSQPENPCQTTYNLPENFLIPPVLHKRNSELINSLLSLPKTMNDAGK, encoded by the exons ATGCCTCAAAATTGTGCAAACTTTGCAAGGATTTTCGGAATACTTCTTGCATGGCAATTGCTCATGCACGTCTGCCTGGCAATGCCAGCAATGGATGACGATAACTACTACAACAAAGAA CTTGTGCGCGAATTTGCACCTTGGATGATGGCTCCAGTTGCCTATTCACAGCCTGAAAATCCCTGTCAAACAACCTACAACCTCCCGGAGAATTTTCTCATACCACCAGTGCTTCATAAGCGCAATTCTGAACTCATAAATTCCCTCCTATCGCTGCCAAAAACAATGAATGATGCTGGAAAGTGA